A stretch of the Chitiniphilus purpureus genome encodes the following:
- a CDS encoding DUF7674 family protein translates to MRYEGFIYSLIETSNAVRAAYQEVSCEWKPEDPPVTTLFAALGDQIVEDFGSTDLATNNRIFFLIEQGMESDDEGLVTAVATGLIEALATKAVSEEDLWNRISKFLGPKSLQHANAWLGK, encoded by the coding sequence ATGCGTTATGAAGGATTCATTTATTCGCTGATTGAAACGTCAAACGCTGTTCGAGCTGCATACCAGGAGGTTTCTTGTGAATGGAAACCCGAAGACCCTCCGGTCACAACTTTGTTTGCTGCTCTTGGCGATCAAATTGTGGAGGATTTCGGCAGCACTGATCTCGCAACAAATAATCGTATTTTCTTCTTAATTGAGCAGGGAATGGAGAGCGATGATGAAGGATTAGTAACAGCTGTTGCAACAGGACTCATTGAAGCACTAGCGACGAAGGCAGTGAGCGAAGAGGATTTGTGGAACAGAATATCTAAATTTTTAGGACCGAAATCGCTTCAGCATGCAAATGCTTGGCTGGGCAAATAA
- a CDS encoding RHS repeat domain-containing protein: MFTYNANTRLVRAETANGVTVNYAYDAVGHLVSVTHPDQTSRQYHYEDPNPYLLTGITDEAGVRYATWRYNADGEAISSEHAGGIDKVGLAFTQAGSTRTTTETDPLGTNRRYHFTQIGKRWLLTGQDQPGGAGCGPASATLGYDANGNVQSRTDFNGVRTTYGYDLTRNLETTRTEAAGTPQARTVTTTWHPTFRLPATITEPGRVTTFSYDDQGHLLQKQITADGVTRAWRWTYLPNGLLETATDPLGQLTRYSYDAQGNLAIVTNPLNQVTRYRHDGYGNLSEQIDPDNRSTTFSYDLRQRLKSRTEVHGTTTFDYLPTGLLSKVTLPDGSGLSYRYDPAHRLIGVDHSDGSRIDYTLDNAGNRKREDRYDPAGTLAGAQQAVTAAQQLPGTPQAQ, from the coding sequence GTGTTCACCTATAACGCCAACACGCGCTTGGTGCGTGCCGAAACTGCAAACGGCGTTACCGTAAATTATGCCTACGACGCCGTCGGGCACTTGGTCTCGGTCACCCACCCTGACCAGACCAGCCGCCAATACCACTACGAAGACCCCAACCCCTACCTCCTGACCGGCATCACCGACGAAGCCGGGGTGCGCTACGCCACCTGGCGCTACAACGCCGATGGCGAGGCCATCTCCTCCGAGCACGCCGGGGGCATCGACAAGGTCGGCCTCGCCTTCACCCAGGCCGGCAGCACCCGCACCACCACCGAGACCGATCCCCTCGGCACCAACCGCCGCTACCACTTCACCCAGATCGGCAAGCGCTGGCTGCTCACCGGCCAGGATCAGCCCGGCGGCGCCGGCTGCGGCCCGGCCAGTGCCACGCTCGGCTATGACGCCAACGGCAACGTCCAGTCCCGCACCGACTTCAACGGCGTGCGCACCACCTACGGCTACGACCTGACCCGCAACCTCGAAACCACCCGCACCGAAGCCGCCGGCACCCCGCAGGCCCGCACCGTCACCACCACCTGGCACCCCACCTTCCGCCTGCCCGCCACGATCACCGAACCCGGCCGCGTCACTACCTTCAGCTATGACGACCAAGGCCACTTGCTGCAAAAGCAGATCACCGCCGACGGCGTCACCCGCGCCTGGCGCTGGACCTATCTGCCCAATGGCCTGCTGGAGACCGCGACCGATCCGTTGGGCCAGCTCACCCGCTACAGCTACGACGCCCAGGGCAACCTCGCCATCGTGACCAACCCGCTGAACCAAGTCACCCGCTATCGCCATGATGGCTACGGCAATCTGTCCGAGCAGATCGACCCGGACAACCGCAGCACCACCTTCAGCTACGACCTGCGCCAGCGCTTGAAGTCCCGCACCGAGGTCCACGGCACCACCACCTTTGATTACCTGCCCACCGGCCTGCTCAGCAAGGTCACCCTGCCCGATGGCAGCGGGCTCAGCTATCGCTACGACCCGGCCCACCGCCTGATCGGGGTGGATCACAGCGACGGCAGCCGCATCGACTACACCCTGGACAATGCCGGCAACCGCAAACGCGAAGACCGCTACGACCCGGCCGGTACCCTGGCCGGGGCCCAGCAGGCCGTCACCGCCGCGCAGCAGCTGCCCGGCACGCCCCAAGCGCAATAA
- a CDS encoding pentapeptide repeat-containing protein, whose protein sequence is MFNIETQSYIDINLDDLSSTHLHRILFEGMDLNGLQMNDASFIGCFFGGCHAVGTNFSKSKLNVSSFVKSDLRKAKFDNASLRGCDFFLANLEGASFIGADIEGANFEGANLQDAKF, encoded by the coding sequence GTGTTTAATATAGAAACCCAGTCATATATTGATATTAATTTGGATGATTTAAGCAGCACGCACCTTCATAGAATACTGTTCGAAGGAATGGATTTGAATGGGCTGCAAATGAATGATGCCAGTTTTATTGGGTGCTTTTTTGGGGGATGCCATGCAGTGGGAACCAACTTCTCTAAATCAAAGCTAAATGTCTCCAGTTTTGTCAAATCAGATTTAAGGAAGGCGAAATTTGACAATGCATCGTTGAGAGGTTGTGATTTCTTTCTGGCAAATTTAGAGGGGGCCAGTTTTATAGGGGCAGATATTGAGGGGGCGAATTTCGAAGGTGCAAATTTGCAGGATGCAAAGTTTTAG
- a CDS encoding RHS repeat domain-containing protein has protein sequence MQETVWLNGHPIAVLQGPSSAPRLYYAWSDHLGTPRQLSEPTTKKVVWDWPIGEPFGHSQPNEDPDGDGVKIVYNQRFPGQYYDKDFGFVYNYFRDYDQRTGRYYQSDPIGLAGGSIRMRMWGEAHCWQSTHMGCKLF, from the coding sequence GTGCAGGAAACGGTGTGGCTGAACGGGCACCCGATCGCGGTGCTGCAAGGCCCCAGCAGCGCCCCCCGGCTCTACTACGCCTGGAGCGACCACCTGGGCACGCCGCGGCAGCTGTCCGAGCCGACCACCAAGAAGGTGGTGTGGGACTGGCCGATCGGCGAGCCGTTCGGCCACAGCCAGCCCAACGAAGATCCGGATGGTGATGGCGTCAAGATCGTCTACAACCAGCGCTTCCCCGGGCAGTATTACGACAAGGACTTCGGTTTCGTTTACAACTACTTCCGGGATTATGATCAGCGGACGGGCCGGTATTACCAGAGTGATCCGATCGGCTTGGCGGGGGGATCAATACGTATGCGTATGTGGGGGGAAGCCCATTGTTGGCAGTCGACCCATATGGGTTGCAAGCTATTCTAA
- a CDS encoding RHS repeat-associated core domain-containing protein: MTLFRPLLLAGLALAGSLAHAALPAHQATVSTFYDYDALGRLERIMDAQGHQTTFTYDANGNRTSRKDALGRETRYAYDALNRLVRITHPDGGIVELRYDARDNLVSVKDALGFTTTYTYNGFDDLIRQLSPDSGATTTTYDASGLPQSRTDARGKTASVTRDDLGRPTRIAFGDETHQFSYDPPNGTGQPAGFSDASGSTQYSYDPQGRLAQVTRQLGNATLVTRYGYTAAGQLNRIAYPSGTIVEYDWQHGQVSAMRVNGQPLLDQLHYSIDGRPLAWRWGNGQLRQAPGDAQGRVAGLTLADSQFTYSYDAVGNLIRQDPGTAALRSYGYDRMDRLAQASIGTTQYSYRYDLNGNRTEKHTGAAINLLTHHPANNQVLSVAGAGLDGKYSYDAAGNMVNYGANLYNNAGRLIRSNSTPARHYRYNALGQRVQKSDNASDTTLYAYDPQGQLQGEYDAAGQPKLEHLWLGTLPVGTVQHSQGTAQLYYAWADHLGATRQLSDPARRKVVWDWPISEPFGHSGVREDPDVDGKLVTYHLRFPGQYFDKETGRFYNYFRDYDPRIGRYIQSDPIGLEGGINTYGYADSTPLVLIDPDGLTPGPYRPADTPTHLIPYRHMLSAVQHRVDPNKISKAPAMSRELEDAVCSPSFGNSAKGGAANVAAHEAYKNDLRAVMNKPTVSDPSLAKIMDPLYRPNATIGSGSTAAAIRQERATGQPVGGAYHSQKAADSIRSLERWLANNPTARASDRAAAENVIKDMRNALQGR, encoded by the coding sequence ATGACCTTGTTCCGCCCCCTGCTGCTGGCCGGGCTGGCCCTGGCCGGCAGCCTGGCCCACGCCGCACTGCCGGCCCATCAGGCCACTGTCAGCACCTTCTACGACTACGATGCGCTCGGCCGGCTCGAACGCATCATGGATGCCCAGGGCCACCAGACCACCTTCACCTATGACGCCAACGGCAACCGCACCAGCCGCAAGGACGCCCTCGGCCGCGAAACCCGCTACGCCTACGATGCCCTCAATCGCCTGGTACGCATTACCCATCCCGACGGTGGCATCGTCGAATTGCGCTACGACGCCCGCGACAACCTCGTCTCGGTCAAGGATGCCCTCGGCTTCACCACCACCTACACCTACAACGGCTTCGATGACCTGATCCGCCAGCTCAGCCCCGACAGCGGCGCCACCACCACCACCTACGACGCCAGCGGCCTGCCCCAGAGCAGGACCGACGCCCGCGGCAAGACCGCCAGCGTCACCCGCGACGACCTGGGCCGGCCCACCCGCATCGCCTTTGGCGACGAGACCCACCAGTTCAGCTACGACCCGCCCAACGGCACGGGCCAGCCGGCCGGCTTCAGCGACGCCAGCGGCAGCACCCAGTACAGCTACGACCCGCAGGGCCGCCTGGCGCAGGTGACCCGCCAGCTCGGCAACGCCACCCTGGTCACCCGGTACGGCTACACCGCCGCCGGCCAGCTCAACCGCATCGCCTACCCCTCCGGCACCATTGTCGAATACGACTGGCAGCATGGTCAGGTCAGCGCCATGCGTGTCAACGGCCAGCCGCTGCTGGACCAGCTGCACTACAGCATCGACGGTCGCCCTCTCGCCTGGCGCTGGGGCAATGGCCAACTGCGCCAGGCCCCCGGCGACGCCCAGGGCCGTGTCGCCGGCCTCACACTGGCCGACAGCCAGTTCACCTACAGCTACGACGCCGTCGGCAACCTCATCCGCCAGGACCCGGGCACCGCCGCGCTGCGCAGCTACGGCTACGACCGCATGGACCGGCTGGCCCAGGCCAGCATCGGCACCACCCAGTACAGCTACCGCTATGACCTGAATGGGAACCGCACCGAGAAGCACACCGGCGCCGCCATCAACCTGCTCACCCACCATCCGGCCAACAACCAGGTGCTCAGCGTCGCCGGGGCCGGCCTGGACGGCAAGTACAGCTACGATGCCGCCGGCAACATGGTCAACTACGGCGCCAACCTGTACAACAACGCCGGCCGGCTGATCCGCAGCAACAGCACCCCGGCGCGCCACTACCGCTACAACGCACTCGGGCAGCGGGTACAGAAGAGCGACAACGCCAGCGACACCACGCTGTACGCCTATGATCCGCAAGGCCAGCTGCAAGGCGAATACGACGCCGCCGGCCAGCCGAAGCTGGAACACCTGTGGCTGGGCACATTGCCGGTGGGTACGGTGCAGCACAGCCAGGGCACGGCGCAGCTGTACTACGCCTGGGCGGACCACCTGGGGGCCACGCGCCAGCTGAGCGACCCGGCCCGGCGCAAGGTGGTGTGGGACTGGCCGATCAGCGAGCCGTTCGGCCACAGTGGGGTGCGCGAGGATCCGGACGTTGATGGCAAGTTGGTGACGTACCACCTGCGCTTCCCGGGGCAGTACTTCGACAAGGAGACGGGGCGGTTCTACAACTACTTCCGGGATTATGATCCGCGGATCGGGCGGTATATCCAGAGTGATCCGATTGGGTTGGAAGGCGGGATTAATACGTATGGGTATGCAGACAGCACCCCGCTGGTGCTGATTGATCCAGATGGATTGACCCCTGGGCCGTACCGACCCGCTGACACGCCAACGCATCTGATACCCTATCGGCATATGCTGTCGGCAGTGCAGCACCGGGTTGATCCTAATAAAATATCCAAAGCCCCGGCAATGAGTAGGGAGCTGGAGGATGCGGTTTGTAGTCCTAGTTTTGGAAATTCGGCAAAGGGAGGGGCAGCCAACGTAGCCGCTCATGAAGCCTACAAGAATGATCTACGCGCGGTGATGAATAAGCCTACTGTTTCTGATCCTTCGCTGGCAAAAATCATGGATCCGCTCTATCGGCCAAATGCAACTATAGGAAGTGGTAGTACTGCTGCAGCAATCCGACAAGAGCGTGCGACTGGTCAACCTGTGGGCGGAGCTTATCACTCTCAAAAAGCAGCAGACAGCATTCGGTCACTTGAACGTTGGCTAGCCAATAATCCAACTGCTCGGGCAAGTGACCGGGCTGCAGCAGAGAATGTCATTAAAGATATGCGCAACGCTTTACAAGGACGATGA